A region of Paractinoplanes abujensis DNA encodes the following proteins:
- a CDS encoding ArnT family glycosyltransferase yields MTTLLERPPAVAPRPAAPPASGARRWPVLILLLGTAVLYLWDLGASGWGNSFYAAAAQAGAQSWKAWLFGSLDAGNAITVDKPPAAMWVMGLSARLFGVNSWAILAPQALMGVASVWFLYAAVKRWSGQAAGLVAGAALALTPVAVLMFRYDNPDALLVLLMTAAAYTTVRAVEKAACKWLALTGVLLGFGFLTKMMQAFLVLPAFALVYLIAAPTGLKRRIRDLLLAGLALIVSAGWYVALVSLWPASSRPYIAGSTNNTLWELALGYNGLGRLLGSTGGSAVANASFGGSTGIGRLFGTSMGLEISWLLPAALIGLAAGLACTWRRPRTDHQRAAIVLWGGWTLVTGLTFSYMSGTIHPYYTVALAPAIAALVAVAGRAMWAARTSLRARAVLAAMVGATAVWGWVLLGRADWQPWLRWGSLTAGVGVALVLLVPLRRLAVVALTVAVLSAGAGGAAWAGATAAGAHNGSIPSSGPSSAAGFGALRGGGPDGNRASDAVPPGSSSGAASSGSSGAPSGSAMGGPAGGGGAGSDRSTNSELTALLKSSTTQWSAAVSGATSAADLELASGTAVIALGGWNGSDPSPTLAEFQAYVAAGQLHYYIAGGGTGGGQSTQAGLIAAWVAANYTATTAGGTTVYDLTQAA; encoded by the coding sequence ATGACGACCTTGTTGGAACGGCCACCTGCAGTTGCGCCTCGGCCCGCAGCCCCGCCCGCCTCCGGTGCGCGGCGCTGGCCGGTGCTCATTCTGCTGCTCGGCACGGCGGTGCTCTACCTGTGGGACCTGGGCGCATCCGGGTGGGGCAACAGCTTCTACGCGGCCGCCGCCCAAGCCGGCGCGCAGAGCTGGAAGGCGTGGCTGTTCGGCTCGCTCGACGCGGGCAACGCCATCACGGTCGACAAACCGCCCGCCGCGATGTGGGTGATGGGCCTGTCCGCGCGCCTCTTCGGCGTCAACAGCTGGGCGATCCTGGCCCCGCAGGCGCTGATGGGCGTGGCCAGTGTGTGGTTCCTGTACGCGGCGGTCAAACGCTGGTCGGGACAGGCGGCCGGGCTGGTCGCGGGGGCGGCGCTGGCGCTCACCCCGGTGGCCGTGCTCATGTTCCGGTACGACAACCCCGACGCGCTGCTCGTGCTGCTGATGACGGCGGCGGCCTACACGACCGTACGGGCCGTGGAGAAAGCCGCGTGCAAATGGCTGGCGCTCACCGGCGTTCTGCTGGGCTTCGGTTTCCTGACCAAGATGATGCAGGCGTTCCTGGTGCTGCCCGCGTTCGCTCTGGTGTACCTGATCGCGGCGCCCACCGGCCTGAAGCGGCGCATCCGGGACCTGCTGCTGGCCGGGCTCGCGCTGATCGTGTCGGCGGGGTGGTACGTCGCGCTGGTGTCGCTGTGGCCGGCCTCGTCGCGGCCCTACATCGCGGGCTCCACCAACAACACGCTGTGGGAACTGGCCCTGGGCTACAACGGGCTGGGGCGCCTCCTCGGCTCCACGGGCGGGTCGGCCGTGGCGAACGCCTCCTTCGGCGGCTCGACCGGGATCGGGCGGCTCTTCGGCACGTCGATGGGGCTGGAGATCTCGTGGCTGCTGCCGGCCGCACTGATCGGCCTGGCGGCCGGGCTCGCCTGCACGTGGCGGCGGCCGCGCACCGACCACCAGCGCGCGGCGATCGTGCTGTGGGGCGGATGGACGCTGGTCACCGGGCTGACGTTCTCGTACATGAGCGGCACGATCCACCCGTACTACACCGTCGCGCTGGCCCCGGCGATCGCCGCCCTCGTAGCCGTCGCCGGCCGCGCGATGTGGGCTGCCCGGACCTCGCTGCGAGCCCGGGCGGTGCTGGCCGCCATGGTGGGGGCGACCGCGGTGTGGGGATGGGTGCTGCTCGGGCGGGCCGACTGGCAGCCCTGGCTGCGCTGGGGTTCGCTCACGGCCGGGGTGGGGGTCGCGCTGGTGCTGCTGGTGCCGTTGCGGCGGCTCGCGGTGGTGGCGTTGACGGTGGCGGTGCTGTCGGCGGGGGCTGGGGGCGCGGCTTGGGCGGGGGCCACCGCCGCTGGTGCGCACAACGGGTCCATTCCGTCGTCGGGGCCGTCTTCGGCCGCCGGCTTCGGCGCCTTGCGGGGTGGTGGGCCCGACGGCAACAGGGCCTCGGATGCCGTGCCGCCCGGGTCATCGTCAGGTGCTGCTTCGTCCGGATCGTCGGGCGCGCCGTCCGGGTCCGCCATGGGTGGTCCGGCGGGTGGAGGCGGCGCTGGGAGCGACCGGTCCACCAACAGCGAGCTGACGGCCCTGCTGAAGTCCTCCACCACCCAGTGGTCCGCCGCGGTGAGCGGAGCCACCTCAGCGGCCGACCTCGAGCTGGCCAGCGGCACCGCGGTGATCGCCCTCGGCGGCTGGAACGGCTCCGACCCCTCGCCCACGCTGGCCGAGTTCCAGGCTTACGTGGCCGCCGGCCAACTCCACTACTACATCGCCGGTGGCGGCACGGGCGGCGGTCAGTCCACACAGGCCGGCCTGATCGCCGCCTGGGTAGCCGCCAATTACACGGCCACCACCGCCGGCGGGACAACGGTCTACGACCTCACCCAAGCGGCTTAG
- the pgi gene encoding glucose-6-phosphate isomerase, protein MSEHVSDSAEWLALQGHAEKFNGVHLRDLFGSDPKRGERLTAQVADLTVDYSKNLVNDEVLSALLALAERAKLRERTAAMFAGEHINVTEDRAVLHTALRLPRDATLEVDGQNVVAEVHEVLDRMGAFSDRVRSGEWTGHTGQRIRTVVNIGIGGSDLGPVMAYEALKDFKAPEIECRFISNIDPTDLHEKTHDLDPATTLFIVCSKTFGTQETLTNATEARNWLLAGLGSDAGADAVAKHFVAVSTNAKRVADFGIDTENMFGFWDWVGGRYSLPSAVGLSVMIAVGKEHFADMLAGYRAVDEHFLNTPLESNVPALLGLLNVWYDTFLGAQSHAVLPYSQYLHRFAAYLQQLTMESNGKSVRLDGSPASFQTGEVFWGEPGTNGQHAFYQLIHQGTKLIPADFIGFSKPNHDIGEMHDLFMSNFFAQTGALAFGRTLDQVLAEGTSPEIAPHRVMRGNHPTTTILAERLTPAVLGQLIALYEHITFTQGTIWEINSFDQWGVELGKVMANQLAPKLTASSEPAADDDSSTNALIKLYRSQRGR, encoded by the coding sequence ATGAGCGAACACGTTTCCGACAGCGCCGAGTGGCTCGCGCTGCAGGGCCACGCCGAGAAGTTCAACGGGGTGCACCTGCGCGACCTCTTCGGCAGCGACCCGAAGCGCGGCGAGCGCCTGACCGCGCAGGTTGCCGACCTCACCGTCGACTACAGCAAGAACCTGGTCAACGACGAAGTGCTGAGCGCTCTGCTGGCGCTGGCCGAACGGGCCAAGCTGCGCGAGCGCACCGCCGCGATGTTCGCCGGCGAGCACATCAACGTCACCGAGGACAGGGCCGTGCTGCACACGGCGCTGCGCCTGCCCCGCGACGCCACGCTCGAGGTGGACGGGCAGAACGTGGTGGCCGAGGTGCACGAGGTGCTCGACCGGATGGGCGCGTTCAGCGACCGGGTGCGTTCGGGCGAGTGGACCGGCCACACCGGTCAGCGCATCAGGACCGTCGTCAACATCGGCATCGGCGGGTCCGACCTGGGCCCCGTGATGGCGTACGAGGCGCTCAAGGACTTCAAGGCGCCCGAGATCGAGTGCCGGTTCATCTCCAACATCGACCCCACCGACCTGCACGAGAAGACGCACGACCTCGACCCGGCGACCACGCTGTTCATCGTCTGCTCCAAGACGTTCGGCACGCAGGAGACGCTGACCAACGCGACCGAGGCGCGTAACTGGCTGCTGGCCGGCCTGGGGTCCGATGCCGGCGCGGACGCGGTGGCCAAGCACTTCGTGGCGGTCAGCACGAACGCCAAGCGGGTCGCCGACTTCGGCATCGACACCGAGAACATGTTCGGCTTCTGGGACTGGGTGGGCGGCCGCTACTCGCTGCCCTCGGCGGTCGGCCTGTCCGTGATGATCGCGGTCGGCAAGGAGCACTTCGCCGACATGCTGGCCGGTTACCGCGCCGTCGACGAGCACTTCCTCAACACGCCGCTCGAGTCGAACGTGCCGGCGCTGCTGGGCCTGCTCAACGTCTGGTACGACACGTTTCTGGGCGCCCAGTCGCACGCCGTCCTGCCGTACTCGCAATATCTGCACCGCTTCGCCGCCTACCTCCAGCAGCTCACGATGGAGAGCAACGGCAAGTCCGTACGGCTCGACGGGTCGCCCGCGTCGTTCCAGACCGGCGAGGTCTTCTGGGGCGAGCCCGGCACGAATGGTCAGCACGCGTTCTACCAGCTGATCCACCAGGGCACCAAGCTGATCCCGGCCGACTTCATCGGGTTCAGCAAGCCGAACCACGACATCGGCGAGATGCACGACCTGTTCATGTCGAACTTCTTCGCCCAGACCGGCGCCCTCGCGTTCGGCCGCACGCTCGATCAGGTGCTCGCCGAGGGCACGTCGCCCGAGATCGCGCCGCACCGGGTCATGCGGGGCAACCACCCGACGACCACGATCCTGGCCGAGCGGCTGACCCCGGCCGTCCTGGGGCAGCTGATCGCGCTCTACGAGCACATCACGTTCACCCAGGGCACGATCTGGGAGATCAACTCGTTCGACCAGTGGGGTGTCGAGCTGGGCAAGGTCATGGCCAACCAGCTGGCGCCCAAGCTGACCGCGTCGTCCGAGCCGGCCGCGGACGACGACTCGTCGACCAATGCGCTGATCAAGCTGTACCGCTCGCAGCGCGGCCGCTGA
- a CDS encoding putative bifunctional diguanylate cyclase/phosphodiesterase, protein MIGREPDLLFAGRDNQGRDAMMSGAALPVLVLLVCVALATVAGSGTLAGLTALTALAVAGMALYVMRLRQARTRMAWLGLGAGALAEAVGIIVDGPQGAGHIAMAVIIAGTLLVTPTPEQTRLTRLRSIVDALLVASSLLMTSWNFVLAPAEADGNTLLIALPVADVVLGTVAIAALARWHRGYRGSATLVMVSVALMLIALGDSAAVRMLAEDTTGWLAMPEAGGLAGYGLLLLAGIRAAGTGRLADEQDEPDAIVTRRSASLFLPYAAVLAAVASGTFWLATGHTSSPVFTWCRFASIGLIMLRGLILVLDNRQLARRLEERVTDRTAEVANREQRFRALVEQSSDSLAILEADSTVRYQSSSVERIFGYPAAVLVGRRLIDIVGKRAAPRVQAAIENVLGRPGGIHTFTVTLPHQDGSWRLSEMTITNLLDDPYVRGLVFNTRDVSDAQQLQDQLRHEAYHDALTGLVNRALFRERLAAAFQDDVSILFLDLDGFKEVNDSLGHAAGDQLLVQVAARLLDVVPPPHTVARLGGDEFAVITSADAAALAVAVLDSLDEPFLVDGRELHVGAGVGVAAAADATDIEQLQRNADLAMYKAKEAGGGVYASYDPAMHDALMRRLSLADDLRLALDRDELVLHYQPTVDLATGDIVGFEALVRWQHPTRGMVPPLEFIGIAESTGLIVPLGRWVLAEACRQAVAWGRPVKMAVNVSVRQFEAGDLAATVAAVLAETGMPADQLCLEMTESVLLTDTDENLSRIVGLKALGVMLAMDDFGTGYSSLAYLRRFPMDVLKIDRSFVDRLGSGDAEDETLVNTIIRLGRRFGMLTVAEGIENEAQLAVLRGMGCDYAQGYFLSRPVPAPEAGALLEAGLPAYAGA, encoded by the coding sequence GTGATCGGCCGAGAACCCGATCTGCTGTTCGCCGGACGCGACAACCAGGGGAGGGACGCGATGATGTCGGGCGCCGCCCTACCCGTCCTCGTGCTGCTCGTCTGCGTCGCCCTGGCCACCGTGGCCGGCTCGGGAACGCTGGCCGGCCTGACCGCGCTGACCGCCCTCGCCGTCGCCGGCATGGCCCTGTACGTCATGCGCTTACGCCAAGCCCGTACGCGGATGGCCTGGCTCGGGCTCGGCGCGGGCGCCCTGGCCGAGGCCGTGGGCATCATCGTCGACGGACCGCAGGGCGCCGGACACATCGCCATGGCCGTGATCATCGCCGGCACGCTCCTCGTCACCCCGACACCCGAACAGACCCGCCTGACCCGTCTGCGCAGCATCGTCGACGCCCTGCTGGTGGCCAGCTCGCTGCTCATGACGAGCTGGAACTTCGTGCTGGCGCCGGCCGAGGCGGACGGCAACACATTGCTGATCGCCTTGCCGGTGGCCGACGTCGTGCTCGGCACCGTCGCGATCGCCGCCCTCGCCCGCTGGCACCGCGGCTACCGCGGCTCGGCCACACTCGTCATGGTCAGCGTCGCGTTGATGCTGATCGCGCTGGGGGACAGCGCCGCCGTCCGGATGCTGGCCGAGGACACCACCGGCTGGCTGGCGATGCCCGAGGCGGGCGGGCTCGCCGGCTACGGATTGCTGCTGCTGGCCGGCATCCGTGCCGCGGGCACGGGACGCCTGGCCGACGAGCAGGACGAGCCCGACGCGATCGTCACGCGCCGGTCGGCCAGCCTTTTCCTGCCGTACGCGGCGGTGCTCGCGGCCGTGGCGTCCGGCACGTTCTGGCTGGCCACCGGTCACACCAGCTCGCCCGTCTTCACGTGGTGCCGGTTCGCCTCGATCGGTCTGATCATGCTGCGCGGGCTGATCCTCGTGCTCGACAACCGCCAGCTCGCCCGCCGCCTGGAAGAACGGGTCACCGACCGGACGGCCGAAGTGGCCAACCGCGAACAGCGCTTCCGGGCCCTCGTCGAGCAGAGCTCCGACTCGCTGGCGATCCTCGAAGCCGACTCGACCGTGCGCTACCAGAGCTCGTCCGTCGAACGGATCTTCGGTTACCCCGCCGCGGTCCTCGTGGGCCGGCGCCTCATCGACATCGTCGGGAAGCGGGCCGCACCCCGGGTCCAGGCGGCCATCGAGAACGTGCTCGGCCGGCCGGGCGGAATCCACACGTTCACCGTGACGCTGCCCCACCAGGACGGCTCCTGGCGACTGTCCGAGATGACCATCACCAATCTGCTCGACGACCCGTACGTACGGGGTCTGGTCTTCAACACCCGCGACGTGAGCGACGCCCAGCAGCTGCAGGACCAGCTCCGCCACGAGGCCTACCACGACGCGCTGACCGGTCTCGTCAACCGCGCGCTGTTCCGCGAACGGCTGGCCGCGGCCTTCCAGGACGACGTGTCGATCCTCTTCCTCGACCTGGACGGGTTCAAAGAAGTCAACGACAGCCTCGGGCACGCCGCCGGCGACCAGCTGCTGGTGCAGGTGGCCGCGCGGCTGCTCGACGTGGTGCCGCCCCCGCACACCGTGGCCCGCCTCGGCGGCGACGAGTTCGCCGTGATCACCTCGGCCGACGCCGCCGCGCTGGCCGTGGCCGTCCTCGACAGCCTCGACGAGCCGTTCCTGGTCGACGGACGCGAACTGCATGTCGGCGCGGGCGTCGGGGTCGCCGCGGCCGCCGACGCCACCGACATCGAACAGTTGCAACGCAACGCCGACCTGGCCATGTACAAAGCCAAAGAAGCCGGCGGCGGTGTCTACGCGAGCTACGACCCGGCCATGCACGACGCCCTCATGCGACGGCTGTCACTCGCCGACGACCTGCGCCTCGCCCTGGACCGCGACGAACTGGTGCTGCACTACCAGCCCACCGTCGACCTGGCCACCGGGGACATCGTCGGCTTCGAGGCCCTCGTACGGTGGCAGCACCCCACCCGCGGCATGGTGCCCCCACTCGAATTCATCGGCATCGCCGAATCAACCGGCCTGATCGTGCCGCTCGGCCGCTGGGTCCTCGCCGAGGCCTGCCGCCAAGCGGTCGCCTGGGGCCGCCCCGTGAAAATGGCCGTGAACGTGTCGGTCCGCCAATTCGAGGCCGGCGACCTGGCCGCCACCGTGGCGGCGGTACTCGCCGAAACCGGGATGCCGGCCGACCAGCTGTGCCTCGAAATGACCGAAAGCGTGCTGCTGACCGACACCGACGAAAACCTGTCCCGCATCGTCGGCCTCAAAGCGCTCGGCGTGATGCTGGCCATGGACGACTTCGGCACAGGATATTCGTCGCTGGCCTACCTGCGGCGCTTCCCCATGGACGTGCTGAAGATCGACCGCTCCTTCGTCGACCGCCTCGGCTCCGGCGACGCCGAAGACGAGACCCTGGTCAACACGATCATCCGGCTGGGGCGGCGATTCGGCATGCTGACCGTGGCCGAAGGGATCGAGAACGAGGCCCAGCTGGCGGTGCTGCGGGGGATGGGGTGCGACTACGCGCAGGGGTACTTCCTGTCACGGCCGGTGCCTGCTCCCGAAGCCGGGGCACTGCTGGAGGCGGGGTTGCCGGCTTACGCGGGGGCCTAG
- a CDS encoding TetR/AcrR family transcriptional regulator produces the protein MSLREAKRQRVREQLVEAAFALYAEHGFAQVSVTDIAERAQVGRTTFFRYFGDKQEVLFAGEQRLIEEFAADSLAEAPPPRDLAGALSQLWGLAYAKRDIVVGDRAMFGVRQRLIATVPELQDRANRKMQRIAEALETTLVRRKTDPEVALLAAQIGIACFRVALQTAGEDPKKVMPAMERVVRQVISTASPSH, from the coding sequence ATGTCCTTGCGGGAGGCCAAACGGCAGCGGGTCCGCGAGCAACTGGTCGAGGCGGCCTTCGCGCTGTACGCCGAGCATGGCTTCGCCCAGGTCTCGGTGACCGACATCGCCGAACGGGCCCAGGTCGGGCGCACGACGTTCTTCCGCTATTTCGGCGACAAGCAGGAGGTCCTGTTCGCCGGCGAGCAGCGGCTGATCGAGGAGTTCGCCGCCGACTCCCTGGCCGAGGCGCCCCCGCCGCGCGATCTGGCCGGCGCGTTGTCGCAGCTCTGGGGCCTCGCCTACGCCAAACGCGACATCGTCGTGGGCGACAGAGCCATGTTCGGCGTACGGCAGAGGTTGATCGCGACGGTGCCCGAGTTGCAGGACCGGGCCAACCGCAAGATGCAGCGCATCGCCGAAGCGCTCGAGACGACCCTCGTACGGCGGAAAACCGACCCGGAGGTGGCGCTGCTGGCGGCCCAGATCGGGATCGCCTGTTTCCGGGTGGCGCTGCAGACGGCAGGGGAGGATCCGAAAAAGGTGATGCCTGCCATGGAACGGGTAGTCCGACAAGTGATCTCCACGGCGTCGCCGTCGCACTAG
- a CDS encoding glycosyl hydrolase family 18 protein, protein MGVRRRVLALAAALGVAAGGFAVAVTGGSVASAAVACSATVWREGPTYTAGQQVTYNAHLYQALVTHTAYAGTGWNPAATPTLWRDLGACTGGPATPPPTTTAPPTTPPPSTPPPSTPPPTTPPPTGCAVRGKPAGKVLQGYWENWDGASNGVHPGLGWIPMNDSRITQHGYNVLMAAFPVIRSDGTVLWENGMDAGVKVPTVAEICAAKQQGATILMSIGGATAGIDLSSAAVADRFVTTIVPILKQYNFDGIDIDIETGLTGSGNINQLSTSQANLIRIIDGVLAAMPANFGLTMAPETAYVTGGSVTYGSIWGSYLPIIKKYLDNGRLWWLNMQYYNGSMYGCNGDSYGAGTVQGFTVQTQCLANGLTIQGTTIRIPYDKQVPGLPAQPGAGGGYMTPALVTQAYNSVPGIKGLMTWSINWDGSRGWTFGDNVKRLQGR, encoded by the coding sequence ATGGGTGTGCGTCGCAGGGTGCTGGCGCTGGCCGCCGCACTGGGAGTAGCAGCCGGCGGGTTCGCCGTCGCCGTGACCGGAGGGAGTGTCGCCTCCGCCGCGGTGGCCTGCTCGGCCACGGTCTGGCGCGAGGGCCCGACGTACACCGCGGGTCAGCAGGTCACCTACAACGCCCACCTCTACCAGGCCCTGGTCACCCACACCGCGTACGCGGGCACGGGCTGGAACCCGGCCGCCACCCCGACCCTGTGGCGTGATCTCGGAGCTTGCACGGGCGGCCCGGCCACGCCGCCGCCCACCACCACTGCGCCGCCGACGACCCCGCCCCCGAGCACGCCACCCCCGAGCACCCCGCCGCCCACCACGCCGCCGCCCACCGGTTGTGCCGTCCGCGGTAAGCCCGCGGGCAAGGTGCTGCAGGGCTACTGGGAGAACTGGGACGGCGCGTCCAACGGCGTGCACCCCGGCCTGGGCTGGATCCCGATGAACGACAGCCGGATCACCCAGCACGGGTACAACGTGCTCATGGCCGCCTTCCCGGTGATCCGCTCCGACGGCACGGTGCTGTGGGAGAACGGCATGGACGCCGGCGTCAAGGTGCCCACCGTGGCCGAGATCTGCGCGGCCAAGCAGCAGGGCGCGACGATCCTGATGTCGATCGGCGGCGCCACCGCGGGCATCGACCTGAGCTCAGCCGCCGTGGCCGACCGCTTCGTGACCACGATCGTGCCGATCCTCAAGCAGTACAACTTCGACGGCATCGACATCGACATCGAGACCGGCCTCACCGGCAGCGGCAACATCAACCAGCTCTCGACCTCGCAGGCCAACCTGATCCGCATCATCGACGGCGTGCTGGCCGCCATGCCGGCGAACTTCGGCCTGACCATGGCGCCCGAGACGGCCTACGTCACCGGCGGCAGCGTCACGTACGGCTCGATCTGGGGCTCCTACCTGCCGATCATCAAGAAGTACCTGGACAACGGCCGCTTGTGGTGGCTGAACATGCAGTACTACAACGGCTCGATGTACGGCTGCAACGGCGACTCGTACGGCGCCGGCACGGTCCAGGGCTTCACCGTGCAGACCCAGTGCCTGGCCAACGGCCTCACCATCCAGGGCACGACGATCCGCATCCCGTACGACAAGCAGGTCCCCGGCCTCCCCGCCCAGCCCGGCGCGGGCGGCGGCTACATGACGCCGGCCCTGGTCACCCAGGCCTACAACAGCGTCCCCGGCATCAAGGGCCTGATGACCTGGTCGATCAACTGGGACGGTTCCCGCGGCTGGACGTTCGGCGACAACGTGAAGCGCCTGCAGGGCCGCTGA
- a CDS encoding winged helix DNA-binding domain-containing protein, protein MNASTALGLRMTSLLLRGNAPGDVTGIVEWFGAMQAQDVNSALWSLGCRLPGWSLEQVNAAIEDKSVLRTWPMRGTVHWVPAADAHWMLDLMGVRALSGAAKRREVLGLDEATVDRAVEILSAALRGGGRLTRAECMAAMTGGGVEIAGQRGYHLLWYASQRGVTAIAPHVGKEQTFVLLDEWVPEPRRPSREEALGLIALRYFRSHGPAPRKDFVGWTGLTTTDCRTGIAVAGDQLTTVEVDGVEMIMAADAPDLGAGEWLALPGFDEYMLGYKDRSLMTDDFEAVVPGGNGVFRSTLVQAGRVRATWTRTLTRKGVTVTVEPLTKFTAADRRAAAEALEPYAAYLGLTLTVKNP, encoded by the coding sequence ATGAACGCGTCGACGGCCCTGGGCCTACGGATGACCAGCCTGCTGCTGCGCGGCAACGCCCCGGGCGACGTCACGGGCATCGTCGAGTGGTTCGGCGCGATGCAGGCGCAGGACGTCAACAGCGCGCTCTGGTCGCTCGGCTGCCGCCTGCCCGGCTGGTCCCTCGAGCAGGTCAACGCGGCGATCGAGGACAAAAGCGTCCTCCGTACGTGGCCCATGCGCGGCACTGTCCATTGGGTGCCCGCGGCCGACGCCCACTGGATGCTCGACCTGATGGGCGTGCGTGCCCTCAGTGGCGCCGCGAAACGCCGCGAGGTGCTCGGCCTCGACGAGGCGACCGTCGACCGGGCCGTCGAGATCCTGAGCGCGGCCCTGCGAGGTGGCGGCCGGCTCACCCGGGCCGAGTGCATGGCCGCGATGACCGGCGGTGGCGTCGAGATCGCCGGCCAGCGGGGCTATCACCTGCTTTGGTATGCGTCGCAGCGCGGCGTCACGGCCATCGCGCCGCATGTCGGCAAGGAGCAGACGTTCGTCCTGCTCGACGAGTGGGTGCCCGAGCCACGCCGCCCGTCCCGCGAGGAGGCGCTGGGCCTGATCGCGCTGCGCTATTTCCGCAGCCACGGCCCGGCCCCGCGCAAGGATTTCGTCGGCTGGACGGGCCTGACGACGACCGACTGCCGTACGGGCATCGCCGTCGCCGGTGATCAACTGACCACGGTGGAGGTCGACGGCGTCGAGATGATCATGGCGGCCGACGCGCCCGACCTCGGCGCGGGGGAGTGGCTGGCGCTGCCCGGCTTCGACGAATACATGCTGGGCTACAAGGACCGCTCGCTGATGACCGACGACTTCGAGGCGGTCGTTCCCGGCGGCAACGGCGTGTTCCGCTCCACGCTCGTGCAGGCGGGCCGGGTCCGCGCGACCTGGACCCGCACGCTCACCCGCAAGGGCGTCACGGTGACCGTCGAACCATTGACGAAGTTCACCGCGGCTGATCGCCGAGCCGCAGCCGAGGCCCTGGAGCCGTATGCGGCTTATCTGGGCCTGACGCTGACTGTTAAGAACCCTTGA
- a CDS encoding CBM96 family carbohydrate-binding protein, with protein sequence MRRSKLKKYSVMTAVIAGAAGVAAAGPAQAAAGTTLKLAAGDDAYVSSARTGVAFGAETKLVAGVAGKETKTSFLKFAVPAGTKVAGARLVLTTQAASASTVAIRQVANTTWAEGKLTAATAPALGSVLGSAVPGATLSFDLGKVVKGPGTYAFALSSTGAAVRFQSAEAKTGAPVLEVKTDTDVSPPVVSTPKPAGDCVTDAKLVPSCGVLWGAAAGGFTTAPRDQALKDWEKLSGRTSTIFHTYHKGDETFPTKAEIAMTSDAASPRVLLTNWKIAYGSSWAKVAQGQQDKRIDAFAARAKAYGKKFFLVLNHEPENDVVARAGSGMEAKDFAAMYRHTILRLRAQGVTNVVNVMAYMGNEKWMAQSWWKDLYPGDDVVDWMGLDSYVSVEPGYYHAGKFNDLLDRAPTGGGLGFYEWSTTQHAAKPLMVAEWGAYHRVGKIHDKSAVYHSVLPELAKRPGIKAIVYFDTKHDDEGDRDISIDSTPAALAAFKKLAADPIFKVKLG encoded by the coding sequence ATGCGTCGTTCCAAGCTGAAGAAGTACTCGGTCATGACCGCCGTCATCGCCGGTGCCGCCGGTGTCGCGGCTGCGGGTCCGGCCCAGGCCGCCGCGGGGACCACCCTGAAGCTTGCCGCGGGTGACGACGCGTACGTCTCGAGCGCCCGTACGGGTGTCGCCTTCGGCGCGGAGACCAAGCTGGTGGCCGGGGTCGCCGGCAAGGAGACGAAGACCTCGTTCCTCAAGTTCGCCGTCCCGGCGGGCACCAAGGTCGCCGGCGCGCGCCTCGTCCTGACCACGCAGGCCGCCTCGGCCAGCACGGTCGCCATCCGCCAGGTCGCGAACACCACCTGGGCCGAGGGCAAGCTCACCGCGGCCACCGCCCCGGCGCTCGGCTCGGTGCTGGGCAGCGCCGTGCCCGGCGCGACCCTGTCGTTCGACCTGGGCAAGGTCGTCAAGGGTCCCGGCACGTACGCCTTCGCCCTGTCCTCGACGGGTGCGGCCGTGCGGTTCCAGTCGGCCGAGGCCAAGACGGGCGCCCCGGTGCTCGAGGTCAAGACCGACACCGACGTGTCGCCGCCAGTGGTGTCGACGCCCAAGCCCGCCGGTGACTGTGTGACCGACGCGAAGCTGGTGCCCTCCTGTGGCGTGCTCTGGGGCGCCGCGGCCGGCGGTTTCACGACCGCGCCGCGCGACCAGGCCCTCAAGGACTGGGAGAAGCTCAGCGGCCGGACCTCCACGATCTTCCACACCTACCACAAGGGTGACGAGACCTTCCCCACCAAGGCCGAGATCGCCATGACGAGCGACGCCGCCAGCCCCCGGGTGCTGCTGACCAACTGGAAGATCGCGTACGGCTCGTCGTGGGCCAAGGTGGCCCAGGGCCAGCAGGACAAGCGCATCGACGCCTTCGCCGCGCGCGCCAAGGCGTACGGGAAGAAGTTCTTCCTGGTTCTGAACCACGAGCCCGAGAACGACGTCGTGGCCAGGGCCGGCTCGGGCATGGAGGCCAAGGACTTCGCCGCGATGTACCGCCACACGATCCTGCGCCTGCGCGCCCAGGGCGTGACCAATGTCGTCAACGTGATGGCGTACATGGGTAACGAGAAGTGGATGGCCCAGTCGTGGTGGAAGGACCTGTACCCCGGTGACGACGTCGTCGACTGGATGGGCCTCGACTCCTACGTGAGCGTCGAGCCCGGCTACTACCACGCCGGCAAGTTCAACGACCTGCTCGACCGCGCGCCGACCGGCGGTGGCCTCGGCTTCTACGAGTGGTCGACCACCCAGCACGCCGCCAAGCCGCTGATGGTCGCCGAGTGGGGCGCCTACCACCGCGTCGGCAAGATCCACGACAAGTCGGCGGTCTACCACAGCGTCCTGCCCGAGCTGGCCAAGCGTCCGGGCATCAAGGCGATCGTGTACTTCGACACCAAGCACGACGACGAGGGCGACCGCGACATCAGCATCGACAGCACCCCGGCCGCGCTGGCCGCGTTCAAGAAGCTGGCCGCCGACCCGATCTTCAAGGTCAAGCTGGGCTGA